Proteins from a genomic interval of Periophthalmus magnuspinnatus isolate fPerMag1 chromosome 11, fPerMag1.2.pri, whole genome shotgun sequence:
- the LOC117378791 gene encoding WAS/WASL-interacting protein family member 3 — translation MPAPPPPPPPPPPPPAAPPPRPAPSAALPQCPEPPKPPPLSGGGGGGGRNALLADIQRGARLRKVIQTNDRSAPALDKPKPSPGDGSVASQASSGGTAPMGPSLGGLFAGGFPTLRPIGQRDLTSKTPVFRSSSTASLKPLWNTPPTSCDPSSAPDLSKISSSHRPLAPSSSAPPSPSNGSRLHPLTQTPPPMPISAPPPPPSAPLSAPPPPPPIPLSAPPPPPPPSAPPPPPAVPVSAPPPPPPPPPIPLSAPPPPPAPLSPPPPPPMAFQDRPVHRPPPLPTCPPPPPPSLSQLTRPTWLPVQSCAPPPPPPPACYVPGDRSSGVFYPPSPCSLLGPPPPPPLPTSFTPTCPSSLPPPPPKVPPVPSPAMRSLPPSYPCHAPTRRPPAVPRSAGRLAPPPAPPTRSPTTELSNRIPPPPPPPPLPPSSLRNGHLHSLDDFESKFQFHPVADLPPPEEFKPFPRVYPSKENRGPPKPPAIRTHIR, via the exons ATGCCAGCCCCCCCTCCACCaccaccccctcctccaccaccaccggCCGCACCTCCGCCCCGACCAGCCCCTAGCGCTGCTCTGCCACAg TGTCCAGAGCCCCCTAAGCCCCCACCCCTCTctggaggcggaggaggaggggggaggaatGCCCTTTTAGCTGACATCCAGAGAGGGGCCCGGCTGAGGAAGGTCATTCAGACTAATGACCGCAGTGCTCCGGCTCTGGACA AGCCAAAGCCCAGTCCTGGAGATGGTTCAGTTGCTTCTCAGGCCTCCTCAGGTGGGACAGCACCCATGGGACCTTCTCTAGGGGGGCTGTTCGCTGGAGGTTTTCCCACCCTCAGGCCCATCGGACAGAGGGACCTCACAAGCAAGACCCCAG TGTTCAGGTCCAGCTCCACTGCCTCTCTGAAGCCCCTGTGGAACACCCCACCCACATCATGTGATCCTAGCTCCGCCCCTGACCTATCCAAAATAAGCTCCTCCCACCGACCCctagccccctcctcctctgcccctccctccccctccaaCGGTAGCCGGCTCCATCCCCTGACACAGACTCCGCCTCCTATGCCCatctctgcacctcctccacctccatcagcccctctctcagccccgccccctccaccTCCTATCCCACTATccgctcctccccctcctcctcctccctcagccCCGCCACCTCCGCCTGCTGTCCCAGTCTCGGCTCCtcccccaccccctcctcctcccccaatTCCTCTTTCTGCTCCCCCTCCACCGCCGGCCCCACTTTCACCGCCTCCGCCTCCTCCTATGGCCTTCCAGGACCGTCCTGTCCACCGTCCGCCACCTCTACCCACCTGCCCCCCTCCaccacccccctccctctcccagcTCACCAGACCAACCTGGTTGCCCGTACAGAGCtgtgctcctccccctcctcctccccccgcATGCTATGTACCGGGCGATCGCTCCTCGGGTGTGTTCTACCCCCCCTCGCCATGCAGCCTCTTGggaccacctcctccaccccctctgCCCACCTCCTTTACCCCCACCTGCCCCTCTAGTCTGCCACCGCCGCCGCCCAAAGTGCCGCCGGTGCCCTCTCCTGCCATGCGCTCCCTGCCTCCGTCCTACCCCTGCCACGCCCCAACCCGCAGGCCTCCTGCTGTGCCCAGGAGTGCAG GTCGTCTGGCCCCACCTCCGGCTCCTCCCACTCGCTCTCCCACCACAGAACTGTCTAATCGCATCCCGCCCCCTCCGCCCCCGCCCCCCCTGCCCCCCTCCAGCCTGAGGAACGGGCACCTGCACAGTCTGG ATGATTTTGAGTCCAAGTTCCAGTTCCACCCTGTAGCAGACCTCCCGCCTCCAGAAGAGTTCAAGCCCTTCCCTCGGGTCTACCCCAGCAAAGAAAACAGAG GTCCTCCAAAGCCCCCTGCCATCCGGACCCACATCAGATGA